A DNA window from Vicia villosa cultivar HV-30 ecotype Madison, WI unplaced genomic scaffold, Vvil1.0 ctg.001758F_1_1, whole genome shotgun sequence contains the following coding sequences:
- the LOC131636488 gene encoding uncharacterized protein LOC131636488, whose protein sequence is MGNCVFKGFHHGDFEDNNMVRIVTSNGGIMELYAPITVQCITNEFPHHGIFKNNCNILSKPLMKNEELQGGEVYYLLPLKKQFGETFETLTPYRMSTCDRSTSNNNNSNNIWSEHEVFPRYNSSGVWKVKLVISPEKLSEILSQESRTEALIESVRTVAKCGNGAAPSSVANSDQWSVSSSFKGSSLLEKFNLESSSSN, encoded by the coding sequence ATGGGTAACTGCGTATTCAAAGGCTTCCATCATGGAGATTTTGAAGACAACAACATGGTAAGAATTGTAACATCAAATGGAGGCATCATGGAACTTTATGCCCCCATAACGGTCCAATGCATAACCAACGAGTTTCCACATCATGGAATCTTCAAAAACAATTGCAACATACTCTCTAAACCTCTCATGAAAAACGAAGAACTTCAAGGTGGTGAAGTTTACTATCTTCTCCCTCTCAAGAAACAATTTGGTGAAACATTCGAAACGTTAACTCCGTATCGAATGTCCACGTGCGATAGGAGTACTAGCAACAATAATAATAGTAACAATATATGGTCTGAACATGAAGTGTTTCCGAGGTATAATAGTAGCGGGGTGTGGAAGGTGAAGTTGGTGATTAGTCCGGAGAAGTTGTCGGAGATTTTGTCGCAGGAGTCGAGGACGGAGGCGTTGATTGAGAGTGTAAGGACGGTGGCGAAGTGCGGGAATGGGGCGGCGCCGTCGTCGGTGGCAAACTCCGATCAATGGAGTGTTTCTAGCAGTTTTAAAGGTTCTAGTTTATTAGAGAAGTTTAATTTAGAATCTTCAAGTTCAAATTAG